One segment of Chloroflexota bacterium DNA contains the following:
- a CDS encoding O-antigen ligase family protein, translating into MALRLNWRIWLALAALLAGWWAGGLIASVTAPRGAVLGPPPAVAHSDRSLGINVNSATFAAADAERVKAIGVRWLRVNGAPPSEWLDRVRAQGLRVLVVLPASPEALPAVRGDSDLYFHDWREAGRRARDIAISLRGRVDAYQIGDEPNLAARWGGGFPNPADYAVLLREAAINIRDADPDALIVSAALAPTTESGPLNLNEPAFLRQMYRAGARDFFDVLGAEPFGFWSGPDDRRVSGDTLNFSRLILLRDVMAANNDSGKAIWATSFGWYVKGETDSPYGGDSAERQSTRTLDAIERARDEWPWLGPLMLARWQPESASDVRRGFALVDSSGAPTALLTALSQPAGSPHATVGRHAPDDPAATYPQSWRVTASGADVAQGDATPARIAFRGTRFDLTVRRGMYEGDLFVTVDGRPANALPRDGQGRAYLVLYDPLGATVDVTVASGLPDGEHQVEIVPQGGWGQWSIAGWAVARERDDNLVRWGAALAGALLVLIATSAPTASLARRAAAPAAVMALRIAPLLRPAARFVVPAVLLLGAALYLSPSVLISFALIVVLFVLICARLDAGLALVALAIPFYLQPKALVGGSYAVVEIALGLCVAAFVAQRVTRINTWSWQALWAAVAAYRPAALDRVVLLWIVAGAVGVLVAENTGVANREFRVVFIEPALYYVLIRWSGTAVAPLADAFLAGAALVAGKAVSDWFTHVDLIAAEGVMRARSVYFSPNNLALYLDRAAPVALALALFGGGGLVRRLVYAASGVLLLVALYLTYARGAWLLAAPAALLLIGLARGRRVMIGAVAALAALALALLPVLGTTRLQSLFDLTGGTTFIRVQLWQAALAMLRDHWLLGVGPDNFLYQYRTHYILPGAFAEAGLSHPHNVLLDFWTRLGVPGLVLLAALLVVFWRAAWRRYRALPDGTPRALVLGWMAAMAASLAHGLIDNSFFLVDLAFVLMLGLATIASHPPGD; encoded by the coding sequence ATGGCGCTAAGGCTCAACTGGCGAATCTGGCTGGCGCTGGCTGCGTTGCTGGCTGGCTGGTGGGCGGGTGGGCTTATCGCGTCGGTCACCGCGCCGCGCGGTGCGGTGTTGGGGCCGCCGCCAGCCGTGGCACACTCCGACCGTTCGCTCGGCATCAATGTCAACTCCGCGACGTTTGCGGCGGCGGATGCCGAACGCGTCAAGGCGATTGGCGTGCGCTGGCTGCGCGTCAACGGTGCGCCGCCATCCGAGTGGCTGGACCGCGTGCGCGCACAAGGGCTGCGGGTGCTCGTCGTGCTGCCGGCCTCACCCGAGGCGCTGCCGGCCGTTCGCGGCGATAGTGATCTGTACTTCCACGACTGGCGCGAGGCAGGGCGGCGCGCGCGCGACATCGCCATATCTCTTCGCGGCCGCGTCGACGCCTATCAGATCGGCGACGAGCCCAACCTCGCCGCGCGCTGGGGCGGCGGGTTCCCGAACCCGGCAGACTACGCCGTGCTGCTGCGCGAAGCGGCTATCAACATCCGCGACGCGGATCCGGATGCGTTGATCGTCAGCGCGGCGCTGGCGCCGACGACGGAGAGCGGCCCGCTCAACCTGAACGAGCCGGCGTTCCTGCGCCAGATGTATCGCGCCGGCGCGCGCGACTTCTTCGATGTGTTAGGGGCGGAGCCGTTCGGCTTCTGGAGCGGCCCGGACGACCGCCGCGTCTCGGGCGATACGCTTAACTTCTCGCGGTTGATCCTTCTGCGTGACGTGATGGCGGCCAACAACGATAGCGGCAAAGCGATCTGGGCCACGTCCTTTGGCTGGTATGTCAAAGGAGAAACCGACTCACCCTATGGCGGCGACAGCGCCGAGCGGCAGAGCACGCGCACGCTGGATGCGATCGAGCGCGCGCGCGACGAGTGGCCGTGGCTCGGGCCGCTTATGCTGGCGCGCTGGCAGCCGGAAAGCGCATCCGATGTACGGCGCGGCTTCGCGCTCGTCGATTCGTCGGGCGCGCCGACAGCGCTGTTGACTGCGCTCTCTCAACCCGCCGGTTCGCCGCACGCAACGGTCGGACGCCACGCGCCGGACGATCCGGCGGCGACCTACCCGCAGTCATGGCGTGTCACGGCGAGCGGTGCCGATGTCGCGCAGGGCGATGCAACACCTGCGCGCATTGCATTTCGCGGCACCCGCTTTGACCTGACGGTACGTAGAGGAATGTACGAAGGCGATCTGTTCGTCACGGTCGATGGCCGGCCGGCCAATGCGTTGCCGCGCGACGGGCAGGGGCGCGCCTACCTCGTGCTATATGATCCGCTTGGCGCGACCGTCGATGTTACCGTGGCCAGCGGATTGCCGGACGGCGAGCATCAGGTCGAGATCGTGCCGCAGGGTGGGTGGGGGCAGTGGTCGATTGCGGGTTGGGCGGTCGCGCGCGAGCGCGACGACAACCTGGTCCGCTGGGGGGCGGCGCTGGCCGGCGCGCTGCTTGTGTTGATCGCCACATCCGCACCGACAGCGTCGCTGGCGCGGCGCGCGGCTGCGCCGGCCGCCGTCATGGCGTTGCGCATCGCGCCCCTGCTGCGCCCGGCGGCACGCTTTGTGGTTCCGGCGGTACTGCTGCTCGGCGCGGCGCTCTATCTGTCGCCGAGTGTGCTGATCTCCTTTGCGCTGATCGTCGTGCTGTTTGTGCTGATCTGCGCGCGGCTGGATGCCGGGCTGGCGCTGGTTGCGCTGGCAATTCCATTCTATCTTCAGCCGAAGGCACTGGTCGGCGGATCGTACGCGGTGGTCGAAATCGCGCTGGGGCTGTGCGTTGCGGCGTTTGTGGCGCAGCGGGTCACGCGCATAAATACCTGGTCATGGCAGGCTTTGTGGGCTGCAGTGGCCGCATACCGCCCGGCGGCGCTCGACCGAGTCGTGCTACTGTGGATTGTTGCTGGTGCGGTGGGCGTGTTGGTGGCCGAAAACACAGGCGTCGCCAATCGCGAGTTCCGCGTCGTGTTCATTGAGCCGGCGCTGTACTATGTGCTGATTCGCTGGTCGGGCACGGCGGTCGCGCCGTTGGCCGATGCGTTTCTGGCCGGCGCGGCGCTGGTCGCCGGCAAAGCGGTCAGCGACTGGTTCACGCATGTCGATCTGATCGCGGCCGAGGGCGTCATGCGCGCGCGCAGCGTGTACTTCTCGCCGAACAACCTCGCCCTGTACCTCGACCGGGCCGCTCCAGTTGCGCTGGCGCTCGCGCTGTTTGGGGGCGGCGGACTGGTGCGCCGCTTGGTGTATGCCGCAAGTGGCGTGCTGCTTCTGGTCGCGTTGTATCTAACGTACGCCCGCGGCGCGTGGCTGCTGGCGGCGCCGGCCGCGCTGCTGTTGATCGGCCTGGCGCGCGGACGGCGCGTCATGATCGGCGCGGTCGCGGCGCTGGCGGCTCTGGCGCTGGCGCTATTGCCGGTGCTGGGCACCACGCGCCTGCAATCGCTGTTCGACCTGACGGGCGGCACGACGTTCATTCGCGTGCAGTTGTGGCAGGCCGCTTTGGCCATGCTGCGTGATCACTGGCTGCTCGGCGTGGGGCCGGACAACTTCCTGTACCAGTATCGCACACACTACATCCTGCCCGGCGCTTTTGCCGAGGCGGGGTTGAGCCATCCACACAACGTCCTGCTCGATTTCTGGACGCGGCTCGGCGTGCCTGGGTTGGTGCTGCTGGCGGCCCTGCTCGTCGTCTTCTGGCGCGCGGCATGGCGGCGCTATCGCGCGCTGCCGGACGGCACACCACGCGCGCTGGTGCTCGGCTGGATGGCGGCGATGGCGGCGTCGCTGGCGCATGGGCTGATCGACAATTCGTTCTTCCTGGTCGATCTGGCGTTTGTGCTCATGCTGGGGCTGGCCACCATCGCCAGCCATCCGCCGGGCGATTGA
- a CDS encoding SDR family oxidoreductase encodes MRIVITGGAGFIGSHLCDRFLAEGHAVVAMDNLITGSIDNVAHLAGHERFRFIKQDVTEYIYIDGPVDVVMHFASPASPASYLELPIQTLKVGALGTHKTLGLARAKKARYFLASTSEVYGDPKIHPQPETYWGNVNPIGPRGVYDEAKRFAESMTMAYHRFHGLDTRIVRIFNTYGPRMALSDGRVIPNFVGQALRHEPLTVYGDGKQTRSFTYVDDLVEGIYRLLMSNEHEPTNIGNPNTELSMIEAAQLINRLSGNPAGIVFKDMRSTDDPQVRRPDITKARQVLNWEPGVSAEEGLGRTIEWFRKRMNV; translated from the coding sequence ATGCGTATCGTCATCACCGGCGGCGCGGGGTTTATCGGATCCCATCTGTGTGATCGGTTCCTGGCGGAAGGGCATGCGGTCGTCGCCATGGACAACCTGATCACGGGAAGCATCGACAACGTCGCGCATCTGGCCGGGCATGAGCGTTTCCGTTTCATCAAGCAGGATGTCACGGAGTACATATACATTGACGGCCCGGTCGACGTCGTCATGCACTTCGCGTCGCCGGCCAGCCCGGCGTCGTATCTCGAGCTGCCGATTCAGACGCTGAAGGTCGGCGCGCTGGGCACGCACAAGACGCTCGGCCTGGCGCGCGCGAAAAAGGCGCGCTACTTCCTCGCCTCGACGTCGGAAGTGTACGGCGACCCGAAGATTCATCCCCAGCCGGAGACGTACTGGGGTAACGTAAACCCGATCGGCCCGCGCGGCGTGTACGACGAGGCGAAGCGTTTTGCCGAGTCGATGACGATGGCGTACCACCGCTTCCACGGGCTCGACACGCGCATCGTGCGCATCTTCAACACCTATGGCCCGCGCATGGCGCTGAGCGACGGCCGCGTGATTCCGAACTTCGTCGGGCAGGCGCTGCGCCACGAGCCGCTGACGGTGTATGGCGACGGCAAGCAGACACGGTCATTCACCTACGTCGATGACCTGGTGGAAGGCATCTACCGGCTGCTGATGTCGAACGAACACGAGCCGACCAATATCGGTAACCCGAACACCGAGCTCAGCATGATCGAGGCGGCGCAGTTGATCAACCGGCTGTCGGGCAACCCGGCCGGCATTGTGTTCAAAGACATGCGCAGCACGGACGACCCGCAGGTGCGGCGGCCCGATATCACGAAGGCGCGGCAGGTGCTAAACTGGGAGCCGGGCGTTTCGGCCGAAGAGGGTCTGGGGCGGACGATCGAGTGGTTCCGAAAAAGGATGAATGTCTAG
- the ftsZ gene encoding cell division protein FtsZ: MSTRREAQHAPTPPQSTPAAAQPAYEGNFAQIKVIGVGGGGSNAVNRMIEEGLPGVEFITVNTDAQALLLTKASKKVRIGDKLTRGLGAGGDPTIGMKAAEESSDDLYDSVKDADMVFITAGLGGGTGTGAAPIVAKLARESGALTIGVVTRPFNFEGARRRASAEAGLEALKEQVDSLIVIPNDRLLEIVDKRASLQAAFRLADDVLHQGIQGISELITVPGLITLDFADVRAIMQERGTALMAVGHGTGESRAVDAAQAAVRSPLLDMTIDGARGVLFNVTGGSDLSLFEVNEAAEIIRSMTDPNVNMIFGAVIDPALKDEVRITVIATGFDGVSKRASHSTASHALPVSLPPQSQAPSVPVPAPERGKMKQFPTPSFDPSDLDIPAFLRRR; encoded by the coding sequence ATGAGCACTCGCAGAGAGGCACAGCACGCGCCCACACCGCCGCAAAGCACGCCCGCGGCGGCCCAGCCTGCGTACGAAGGCAACTTCGCGCAGATCAAGGTGATCGGTGTCGGCGGCGGCGGCAGCAACGCCGTCAACCGTATGATCGAAGAGGGCTTGCCCGGCGTCGAGTTCATCACGGTGAACACCGACGCGCAGGCGCTGCTGCTGACCAAGGCGTCCAAGAAAGTCCGCATCGGCGACAAGCTGACGCGCGGCCTCGGCGCCGGCGGCGATCCGACGATCGGCATGAAGGCCGCCGAAGAATCGTCGGATGATCTGTATGACTCGGTGAAGGACGCCGACATGGTGTTCATCACCGCCGGGCTCGGCGGCGGCACCGGCACCGGCGCCGCGCCGATTGTCGCCAAACTGGCGCGCGAAAGCGGTGCGCTCACCATCGGCGTCGTCACGCGCCCGTTCAACTTCGAAGGCGCGCGCCGCCGCGCATCGGCCGAAGCCGGTCTCGAAGCGCTAAAGGAGCAGGTCGATTCGCTGATCGTGATTCCCAACGACCGCCTGCTTGAAATCGTGGACAAGCGCGCCTCGCTGCAGGCCGCCTTCCGCCTGGCCGACGACGTTCTGCACCAGGGCATCCAGGGCATCAGCGAGTTGATCACGGTGCCCGGCCTCATCACTCTGGACTTCGCCGACGTGCGCGCGATCATGCAAGAGCGTGGCACGGCGCTGATGGCCGTCGGCCACGGCACCGGTGAGTCGCGGGCGGTGGACGCCGCGCAGGCCGCTGTCCGTTCGCCGCTGCTCGACATGACGATCGACGGCGCGCGCGGTGTGCTGTTCAACGTCACGGGCGGCTCCGACCTGAGTCTGTTCGAGGTCAACGAGGCGGCCGAAATTATCCGCAGCATGACCGACCCGAACGTCAACATGATCTTCGGCGCGGTGATCGACCCGGCGTTGAAGGACGAAGTGCGCATCACGGTCATTGCCACCGGTTTTGACGGCGTGTCCAAGCGCGCTTCACACTCGACGGCGTCGCATGCGTTGCCCGTGTCGCTGCCGCCGCAGAGCCAGGCGCCCAGCGTGCCGGTGCCCGCGCCGGAGCGCGGCAAGATGAAACAGTTCCCGACGCCAAGCTTCGATCCGTCGGATCTGGACATCCCGGCGTTCCTGCGCCGGCGATAG
- the ftsA gene encoding cell division protein FtsA translates to MPGPIVGIDVGTTKVCTLIAERNPENGHLRVIGVGVAPSRGLRKGVVVNVEEAAAAIRESKEKAERSSGYMIEGAYVSVAGDHISSLNSKGVVAVSHGGRAITEEDVQRALESARAIAIPPNREVIHVIPRGFTLDGVDGVREPVGMQCFRLEVEAHIVTAAQPSIHNLIHCVEMAGVNVNDLVLEPLASGEAVLQDAEKESGVIMADVGGGTTDIAIFIDGSIWHSQVVPLGGWQYTNDLTIGLRAPFAVAEALKVQYGATNPEQINADEMIDVERFGDNGHAPVPRRELANILQARAEEMFSLILKEVKRSGYDGLLPAGLVLTGGVAQLPGLRDLGRDILGVPVRVGEPHDVEGLSDTVMSPAYATAVGLLLWGLNKAALSTHAQEHEPRGRVGRALNWLKNVLPRAA, encoded by the coding sequence ATGCCTGGACCCATTGTCGGAATTGACGTCGGCACCACCAAGGTGTGCACACTGATCGCCGAGCGCAACCCGGAGAACGGGCATTTGCGCGTCATCGGCGTCGGCGTGGCGCCATCGCGCGGGCTGCGCAAGGGCGTCGTCGTCAACGTGGAAGAGGCGGCCGCCGCCATCAGGGAAAGCAAGGAGAAGGCGGAGCGCTCGTCGGGCTACATGATCGAGGGCGCCTACGTCAGTGTGGCCGGCGACCACATCTCGTCGCTCAACAGCAAGGGCGTCGTGGCCGTCTCGCACGGCGGGCGCGCCATCACTGAGGAAGACGTGCAGCGCGCGCTCGAATCGGCGCGCGCCATCGCCATCCCTCCCAACCGCGAGGTGATCCACGTCATCCCGCGCGGCTTCACGCTCGACGGCGTGGACGGCGTGCGCGAACCGGTCGGGATGCAGTGCTTCCGCCTCGAAGTCGAGGCGCACATCGTGACCGCCGCCCAGCCGTCGATTCACAATCTGATTCACTGCGTCGAGATGGCCGGCGTGAACGTGAACGATCTCGTGCTGGAACCGCTGGCCTCCGGCGAAGCGGTGCTGCAGGACGCCGAGAAAGAGTCCGGCGTCATCATGGCCGATGTCGGCGGCGGCACCACCGACATCGCCATCTTTATCGACGGCAGCATCTGGCATTCGCAGGTGGTGCCGCTGGGCGGCTGGCAGTATACCAACGACCTTACCATTGGCCTGCGCGCGCCGTTCGCCGTGGCCGAGGCGCTGAAGGTGCAGTACGGCGCCACGAACCCGGAGCAGATCAACGCCGACGAAATGATCGACGTCGAGCGCTTCGGCGACAACGGTCACGCGCCGGTGCCGCGCCGCGAACTGGCCAACATCCTGCAGGCGCGCGCCGAGGAGATGTTCTCGCTGATCCTGAAAGAAGTCAAGCGCTCCGGCTACGACGGGCTGCTGCCGGCCGGCCTCGTGCTGACGGGCGGTGTGGCGCAGTTGCCTGGCCTGCGCGATCTCGGGCGCGACATACTCGGCGTGCCCGTGCGCGTCGGGGAACCGCATGACGTCGAGGGACTCAGCGACACCGTCATGTCGCCCGCGTATGCTACGGCCGTTGGTTTGCTGCTCTGGGGCCTCAACAAAGCGGCGCTGTCGACCCACGCGCAGGAGCATGAACCGCGCGGTCGCGTTGGCCGGGCACTCAACTGGCTGAAGAATGTGCTGCCACGCGCCGCCTGA
- a CDS encoding FtsQ-type POTRA domain-containing protein → MNPPEPQTPRAPRKPPRRAKQSQARPTLRHRFQNRLAVARPHMVLDSARRVRWDGMALMAGCLLLLYAFGMNDLFYVGRVEVDGNRLAATDTIIAKAGIRNYSVFFLQYSEIERQVRELSGVRDADAWLEFPNTVHIRVSERMPVVAWDNGRGTVWADEAGALYAQGAIPPELVVVRDLDGATRTRLDVKLIGAIKAVNTALPSIRRMEYSDARGLAFNEEHGWKVLFGEATQINAKLAMLQSLSAHLLAQKIDPEYVDVRLPDRAFYKAR, encoded by the coding sequence ATGAACCCGCCCGAACCGCAGACCCCGCGCGCGCCGCGCAAACCGCCGCGCCGCGCCAAGCAGTCGCAAGCGCGCCCCACGCTGCGCCACCGCTTTCAGAACCGGCTGGCCGTCGCGCGGCCGCACATGGTTCTGGACAGCGCCCGCCGGGTGCGCTGGGACGGCATGGCGCTCATGGCCGGGTGTCTGCTGCTGCTGTATGCGTTCGGCATGAACGATCTGTTCTACGTCGGCCGCGTCGAGGTGGACGGCAATCGGCTGGCAGCGACGGATACCATTATCGCGAAGGCCGGCATTCGCAACTACAGCGTCTTCTTTCTACAGTACAGCGAGATCGAGCGCCAGGTACGCGAACTGTCCGGCGTGCGCGACGCCGACGCCTGGCTGGAGTTTCCAAACACCGTCCACATCCGTGTCAGCGAGCGCATGCCCGTGGTGGCATGGGACAACGGGCGCGGAACGGTATGGGCGGATGAGGCCGGCGCGCTGTATGCGCAGGGCGCCATCCCGCCCGAACTGGTCGTCGTCCGCGATTTGGATGGCGCTACCCGCACGCGCCTCGACGTGAAGCTGATTGGCGCGATCAAGGCGGTCAATACCGCGCTGCCGTCCATTAGGCGCATGGAGTACTCGGACGCGCGGGGCCTGGCGTTTAACGAGGAGCACGGCTGGAAGGTGCTGTTTGGCGAAGCAACGCAGATCAACGCGAAGCTCGCCATGCTGCAATCCCTGAGCGCGCATCTGCTGGCGCAAAAGATCGATCCGGAATACGTAGACGTACGACTGCCGGATCGCGCATTCTACAAGGCGCGGTGA
- a CDS encoding D-alanine--D-alanine ligase — MKRKLRVGILFGGKSGEHEVSLASAQSALDALDRRKFEPVLIGIDKQGRWLSGGRALRQLTGGVGDDAAAHSNGNDAIDDKAVVAREAKSASMTLRPSPLREVDVVFPILHGPLGEDGTVQGMLEMADIPYVGAGVAASAVGMDKELLKTIFMAHQLPIAPFAVVRRRDWERDADGAIARTEAQLPYPLFVKPANMGSSVGISKAADRDGLRRGIEAASIYDRKIIIEQGLNVREVECAVLGNDEPVVSVVGEIRTRRRDFYDYIAKYTDGEADLIIPADLPAETADGVRALAARAYRAIDCAGMARADFFIERETGKVYLNELNTIPGFTRFSMYPKLWEASGVSYGELVDRLIMLALERYADKKRSQL; from the coding sequence ATGAAACGCAAACTGCGGGTGGGTATATTGTTTGGCGGCAAGTCTGGCGAGCACGAAGTCTCGCTGGCCTCGGCCCAGTCTGCATTGGACGCGCTCGACCGGCGTAAGTTCGAACCGGTACTGATCGGCATCGACAAACAAGGACGCTGGCTGTCGGGCGGCAGGGCGCTTCGCCAGTTGACGGGAGGCGTCGGCGACGATGCGGCGGCACATAGCAACGGCAATGACGCCATCGACGACAAAGCGGTCGTCGCGCGGGAGGCGAAGAGCGCATCAATGACGCTGCGACCTTCGCCGCTGCGCGAGGTGGACGTCGTCTTCCCCATCCTGCACGGGCCGCTCGGCGAGGACGGCACGGTGCAGGGCATGCTGGAGATGGCCGACATACCCTACGTCGGCGCGGGCGTGGCGGCCTCGGCAGTCGGCATGGACAAGGAACTGCTGAAGACCATCTTCATGGCGCACCAACTGCCGATCGCGCCGTTTGCCGTCGTCCGCCGCCGCGATTGGGAGCGCGATGCCGATGGCGCCATCGCGCGGACCGAGGCGCAGTTGCCCTACCCGCTGTTCGTCAAGCCCGCAAACATGGGCTCGAGCGTGGGCATCAGCAAAGCAGCCGACCGCGACGGGTTGCGGCGCGGCATCGAGGCGGCGAGCATTTACGATCGCAAGATCATCATCGAACAGGGGCTGAATGTGCGCGAGGTCGAATGCGCCGTGCTCGGTAACGACGAGCCGGTCGTATCCGTGGTCGGGGAAATCCGCACCCGCCGGCGCGACTTTTACGACTATATCGCCAAATATACCGACGGCGAAGCCGACTTGATCATTCCGGCCGACCTCCCCGCCGAGACCGCCGACGGCGTGCGCGCGCTGGCAGCGCGCGCCTACCGCGCGATCGATTGCGCCGGCATGGCGCGCGCCGATTTCTTCATCGAGCGCGAAACCGGCAAGGTATACCTGAACGAGTTGAACACCATTCCGGGTTTCACACGCTTCTCGATGTACCCGAAACTGTGGGAAGCGTCCGGCGTCAGCTATGGCGAACTGGTCGATCGCCTGATCATGCTGGCGCTCGAGCGGTACGCCGACAAGAAACGGTCGCAACTCTAA